Sequence from the Sanguibacter keddieii DSM 10542 genome:
CCGAGCCGATACCGAGCAGCACGGCGCCGGCCACGATGCCGGCCAGCCCCTCGAGGGCTCCGAGCGCCCCCATGAGGATCAGGCCGACCCCCATGACGCCCGAGCACGAGACGGCGACGACACGTCGGCCGTACCGGTCCATCACGACGCCCGCCGGGTAGAACAGCATGAGCTCGGCGGCGGCGGCCGCGGCGACCACGAGCGAGGTGGTGTGGGCGTCGGCGCCCGCCTCGGAGAGCGCGAGCGGCACCAGGACGGGTCGCAGCGAGCGGGCGAGGTTGATGACCACGACACCGATGCCGACGGTCGCGAGGACCGAGGCGTGGGCGCGCACCAGCTCGCGCAGGGTCGCCGGACGGGTCGTCCGGCGCGGGTCGGAGGCGACGGCGTCCTGTGCCGCGGCACGGTCCCGCGACGTGGCAGGCAGCGACGCGGTGGCAGCCGGGGACGACCCAGCCGCCCCGGCTACCCCGCGGTCGCCCGGCTCGCGTACGACGAGGAGCGTGAGCGCGGCGAGCGCGGCCGCAGCGCTCGCCACGACGAACCCTCCGGCGAGCCCGAACCAGACCTGGAGCCCCGCCCCGGCGAGCGGCCCGAGGACGAGCCCGACACGGCCGGACCCGCCGAGGAGCGACATCGCGCGCGCCCGGTAGGCGTGGGGCACGACGTCGATCGTGTAGGACTGCCGGGCGACGGCGAAGGCTGCGGACGCGACTCCCCCGACGAACCCGACCGCGGCGAGCGCTGCTGGCGAGCTCACGAGGGCGGCACCGGCCCAGGTGACCGTCGAGGCGAGGCTCGCGACGACGAGCACGCGTCGCTCGCCGTAGCGCGTGGTGAGCTGTCCCGCAGGGATGGAGCCGGCGAGCTGGCCGATGCCGACGGTCGCGACCACCAGGGCCGCGAGCGCGAGCGATGCGCCGCCGGCGATCGCGGAGAGGCCGAGGACGACCATCGCGGCGCCCTCGGCGCCGAAGATCAGCGTGGTCGGCACGAGGACGGGCCACACGATCGGGCGCACCCAGCCCTGACCCTGGCTGCGCGCGCGCCGACCCCCGAAGTATCTTGACATCAAGATAAACCTAGGCGGTCCCCCGTCTCCCGTCCACCGAGAGACCACCCGACACGCTCCCGGGGTACGGCGCGCGATACCCCGCGAACGTGTCGGGCGAGCGCTCGTGGGCAGGGCCCGTCGGTAGGGTGCGAGGCATGGGGACCGGGATCTACGTCGAGACGCTCGTGGCGGCGCCGATGGACCGGCTGTGGCACGCCACCCAGGACCCGGGCGCGCACGCCTCGTGGGACCTGCGCTTCTCGTCCATCACCCACCTGCCCACGCCGCCCGGCGAGCCGCAGCGCTTCCGCTACGACAACCGGACCGTGCCCCTCGCGCCGATGACGGGTGTCGGGGTCTCCCGGGGCGAGCGCCACCGCCCGGACGGCTCGTGCACCTCGGCCCTGCGGTTCTCCGCGGACTCACGGCTCTCGCCGATCGCGTCGGGCGACGGGTACTGGCGCTACGTCCCCGACGGTGACCACATCAGGTTCTTCACCGGCTACGACTACGTGCCCGGGTGGCAGGGGCGCGCCCTCGACCGCGCGGTCGTGCGTCCGCTCATCGGGTGGATGACCGCGTGGAGCTTCGACCGGCTGCGCCTCTGGCTCGACCACGGCCTCGCACCGGCCGACGCGCTGCGCCGCACCGTCGTCGTCTGGGCCCTGCGGGTGGCGCTGGTGGTCGCTGCGGTCGTGCTGCTCTCCCCCGTCCCGCTCGCCGCGGTCGCCGCCGTCCTGCTCGCCATCGGTGTGCCGTCTCCGGTGCGCATCCCCCGCGCACGCCGGTGCCTGCGCCGCCCACGGCCGGGCCACCGGCCGTCGGTCCCTCGCATCGCCGCGGACGTCGACGAGGCCGCCCTGCAGCGGGTCCGTCGCGACGCCCCTGGCCCCTCCGCCTCCGCACCCGCACCCGCACCCGCACCCGCACCTGCACCTGCAGACCCCACCGAGGAGCCCCGCTCATGACCACCTCCGTGTTCGCGCAGGCCCTCGGCAGCGACGTCGAGCGCCTGCACCCGCAGATGCGTCGGCGCTTCGGCCTCACCCCGGACGGCGAGAACGCCTGCGTCGGGCGCGGGGTGATGGACGAGGTGTGGCGCGGGCCGCTGGCCACGGTCCCGTTCCTGTGGTTCGGGGCCTGGCGGAACATCCTGGTCCCCCGGACCGGCAGGGGCGTCCCGTTCACCATCGAGAACTACTGCTACGTCGACGGGCTCGGTCGGGACACCACGACCTTCGTGCGGACCTTCGAGTTCCCGCGCGGCCGGCGCAGCCGCTTCGACGCGACCATGGTGTACGACGCGCAGGCCGGCAGGGTCCTCGACTACCTCGGCACGCACCAGCACCTCGCGGTCGACCTCGACCTCACCGTCGACGAGCGCGGCGGGCTGCTGCTGCGCTCCGGCGCGCAGCGGTTCTACGAGGGCCCCGTCGGCTTCTCGTTCCCCATGGTCGCCTCGGGCACCGCCGAGCTCCACGAGCACTTCGACGACGCGACCGGCCGGTTCCACGTGGACCTCACCGTGTCCAACCCGCTGGTCGGGCCGATCTTCGGGTACCGGGGGTCTTTCACCTGCGACTTCACGACGTTGCCGGCGACGTCCGTCCCTGCGTCGGCCAAGCCGCTGCGCGAGGAGCGCCGAGGCTGACCCCCGGCGCCCTGCGCGGACAGGGCCGGGCCGCTCGTGGGTCCGGGCCGGGCCGCGGCCCCGTCGCTCAGGATCGTCAGCTCGTCCGGGGCTCGCCGTCGTCGTCGACGCGGGGGATCCGGGTCGTCTCCTCGGTGGCACCCGGCGGGAGGTCCTCCGTGACACGCGGGAGCCGAGCCGTCTGCTCGGGCTCCGGCGCCTCGGTGTGGGCGCCGGCCCGCGGCGTCCGGCGCAGCACACCCGTCCGCGTCACGGACGGCGGCTCCTCGGGAGCCTGGGCCCCGGGCACCGGGGCAGCACTCTCGTCCTCGACGAGCGCGCGCCGCGGTGCGGCGCTCGGCACGTCCGCAGGCGGCGGCGGCACAGGCAGCGGGGGCTGGACGCGGGTCGCGCCAGAACGCTCGCTCGGCTCCGGCGCCCCGGGCCCCTCGGAGCCGACGACGGTGGTCTCCTCACCGCCGGCGTTCCGGTCGTCGCGGCCGACCTGGTCGTCGTGCGACGCCCCGTCGCCGCCAGAAGCCCTGACGTCGGTCGCCCCGAGAACGCGGTCGGACTCAACCGACGCATCCCCACCGGGCGCAGCGGGCTCAGCGGACACAGCCGCAGCGGGCTCAGCCGCCGCCTCGGCCTCGGCCGTCGCACCGTCCTCCTCCGGCACCGCCTGCTCGGCAGCCGCGCTGCCTGCCGAGGGGTGCCCGGCGAAGCGGCGCTCGCGCTCGGCGGGAGCCTCGTCGTCGTCGGAGTCGCCCTCGGTCGTGCCGTCCGTGCCCTCGTCGTCGACGGCGTCGAGCAGCGCGGTGCGCTCGCGCTCGTCGATGACCTCCTGGCCAGGTCCGGAGAAGGCCTTGGACCGCTCGACGGCGGCCTCGCTCCCGGTGAACAGCCCCTCGCTGGTCCCCCAGGCCATCGTCGCGTCCTCGGACGGCTCGACGACGACGTCGACCGGCGTCCCGTCGGCGCCGACCTTGCCCAGCAGGGTGGTCTCGTCCTCGGACGACGGCACGGCCGGGGCCGTGTGGAACCCGCGCGCGGGCTCGGACAGGTGCATGCGGACGCCCGGCCGCGTCGAGCGGGCGGCGATGCGGCGCGGCAGGTCGGGTTCGGCGGTGACGGAGGGCTTGTCACGCTCGTTGCCGTAGCGCTCCTCGTCGAAGAGCGAGTCGAGCACACCGGACCGCACCGGGGACTTGGCGAGGTCGTGGGCCGGGGCGTCGCCGGGTGCGGCCTCGAGGGCGGCGCGGACCTTCCCGTCGCTCGTGGACAGACGGGTGTGCGGCATGCCCTGCGGCGCGGCGCGCTGCAGCCAGTCGACCAGGCCCTCGCGGACGTAGCAGCGCAGGTCGAACAGCGTCCCGGCGTCGGCGGCGCTCGCGAGGGCGCGCATCCGGACGTAGCCGTTGGTCGCGTCGGTGACCTGGAGGATCCCCACGCGCTTGTCCCACAGCGGCGACGCCTCGAGGAGCCGCTTGAGCTCGGCGCGCATCGCCGGGACGGGCACGTCCCAGTCGAGGTCGATCTCGACGGTGCCGAGCAGCTCGGCGGCACGCCTCGTCCAGTTCTGGAACGGCGTGTTCGTGAAGTACGTGCAGGGCATGATGAGCCGCCGGTCGTCCCACAGGTGCACCACGACGTAGGTCATGGTGATCTCCTCGATGCGACCCCACTCCCCCTCGAGGACCACGACGTCGTCGACACGGATCGCGTCCGTGAAGGCGATCTGCATCCCCGCGAAGACGTTGGCGAGGGCGGTCTGCGCGGCGAGACCGGCGACGATCGAGATGAGACCGGCCGACGCGAGCAGGCTGGTCCCTGCGGTGCGTGCAGCCGGGAAGGTGAAGAGCATCGCGGCGATGGCGCAGATGACCACCAGGGCGACGGTCACCCGTCGCACCACGACGATCTGGGTGCGGACGCGGCGTGCGTGCCGGTTGTCGACGACGTCGGTGCGGAACTGCTTGAGGACGCTGTCCTCGACGACGAACGCCAGGGCCCCGACGAACCACGCCCCGACCCCGATGCCGACGATCAGCAGCAGGTGCTCGGCACCGGCGGTCCACCCGTCGGCGTCGCTCGTGGTCACCCGCAGCGCCACGAGGAGCGCGAGGACGATGAGGACGGCGCGCAGCGGGCGGCGCATGCGGTGCGACACGTCGCGCACGAACTCGTTGCGACGCCCGGCCCGGCGCACGACGATCGACACGATCGTCCCCAGGACGTAGGCGACGACGACCGCTGCGGCGGCGACGGCGAGCGTCACCACGATGTTGGAGGCTTCTTCGGTAGGCACGTCCCCCAGGCTAGGCACCGCACCAGGGACTGTCCTGTGAAGAGAGGTGTCGAGGGCGTGACGACCTGCACGAACACTGACGAAGATCGGTCAGACTGTGCGTGGACTCACAGGTGACGCGCTTCTGCTGCACCGCCAGGAGCGGCACCTGCGCCGTCGGGAGCCTCCACAGCCCCGTCGAGGACGGCGAGCGTCTCGTCGAGCAGCCACTGCGCGACCTCCTGACCGCCGGTCGCCCCGGCGGTCGCGGTGACGACCAGACCCTCCGTCTGCCACCCCACCTCGTGCAGCTCGCCGTGAGCCGGCCGCACGGCCCGGGTCGCGGACTCGAGCATCTCGGCGTCGAGCAGCGAGTCGCCCGCGGCGAGCACGGTCTCGGCGCCGACCCGGCGGGCGACCTCGGCGACGGCTGCTCCCTTGCGGAGACCGACGGGCACGACGTAGAGCTTGCGTCCCTGCAGGGACGCGCGCCACCCGTGCGCCTCGGCCCAGGCGGAGACCTCCGCGACGAAGCCCTCGGGCAGCGCGTCACGGTCGACGACCGCGTAGCAGAAGAGCTCTTCGGCGTTGCGCAGCTTCGAGGTGAACTCGGGCCGGAACGTGTCGGCCATGTACTGCTGCACCTCGGCGAAGGGGTGCGAGGAGGCGGCGAGCTCGCGCTCGACCTGCCGGGTCCAGTCGTCGTCGGTCTCGCCGTCGACGAGCAGGAACCCGCCGTTGGCGGTGATCGCGTACGGCACGGGCGGTCCGGGAAGGGAGATGCGCCGGTACTGGGCGCGCGTACGGGTGGTGGCCGGCACGAGCACGCCGAGCTCGGCCAGCCGGGTGATCGACGCGAGCGCGGTCCGGGTCACGTGCGACAGCGGCTTGTGGTCGTACATCTCGACGCAGACGAGGTCTTCGTAGAGCGCGCTGTCGCGGAGCCTGGTCCCCGGCGGGAGGCCGAGCTTGGCGGCCTTGCCGGAGTAGATGAGCGTCCGGTCGAGGTCGCTCGCCGCGAGCACCGGTCGTCGCAGCCCGGTCGAGACCACGGGTCGGTCGACGGCGACGGGCAGGTTCTCGGCGTCCCCCAGGTTCCTGGTAGCACCCTTGTCCTGGGGAGCCCTCACTGCGCGGCCGTCCCGTCGGCGCCGGTGGCACCCCGTGTGAACTTCGGGTGGATGAGCCCGACGCAGCTGTAGGGCAGGTCCTGCACCTCGACGACCTCGACGCCGCGCTGCTCGGCGAGGAGCAGCACGTGCCCGAGCTCGTGGCGGGCGTCGGCGCGGACGAGGATCTTCCACGGCACTCGGCGCAGCAGCACCCGGGTGGTCTCGCCGACCCCGGGCTTGACGAGGTTGACGTCGCCGAGGCCGTGCTCGGCGGAGATCGCCTCGACGGCCTTCCACCCCGCCCACGTGAGCTCCGGCGCGGGCTGGGCACGCCGTTCGGCGACCGTCGTGGCGACGTCGTCGGCCACCTCGGAGAACTGCATGCTCACGCGGTCGAGGAACTCCCCCGACACGTCGACGTCGGCGAGCTCGGAGTAGAACTTGGCGCCGTGGTACATCCCGGGCGTGATGAGCGCGTCGTTGAGCACGGTCCGCGACACCAGCCCGGAGACCGTGGAGTTGAGGCAGGCGGACGGGATGAGGTAGTCGTCGCGGGTGCCGAACAGCTCGGCGCAGTGACCCGGGTCGGCGAGCACCGCGAGGTCGGCGCTGAAGCCCTCGACGAGACCGAGGGCCGTGTTGGCCTCCTCGACCGCGGCGGCGAGCTCGCGCGAGATCGCGCCCTTGCCGGTCCACCCGTCGACGAACATGACGTCCCCGGGGCGGTGGTGCTGGGCGAGGTAGGCGAGGGCGAGCTGGTCGATGCCGCGACCGCGGACGATGCTCACCGCGTAGTGCGGGAGCACGAGTCCGTGCGCGTAGCTGGCCCAGCGGCGCATGAGCACGCCGATCGGCGTGCCGGCGCGGGCCAGCGAGACGAGGACCGCCTTGTCGCCGCGCTCGGCGAGGACCAGCTCGGTCACGACGCCGACGGCGTGCGCGAGGCGTCGCGAGCTGGCGCGCAGGGCGTCGTGGAACAGCGCGGTGTACTCCGGTGTGGGCTGGTACTCCACGGGCAGCGACTCCGCGTAGTGCGCGCCGCCGGACTGGATGGCCTCCTCGCGCTCCTCGGTCGGGGCCTCGAGCTCGACGCCGGACAGGTCGCTCAGCAGCCACGCGACCTCGTGGGAGTCGTAGGACCCGAACGCGGGTCCGTGCAGGGGCGCCGGAGGGGTGGGGGCTGTCACGGGGTGGGCTCCTCGGTGCTGGTGGCGTGCAGGGTGCTGGTCTCGGGCTGGGTGGTAGCAGGCTCGCTGCCGGTCTGCTCGGTGCGGGCCTGCTCGGTGCGGGCCTGCTCGGTGCCGGGCTGCTGCGTGCCGCTCGGCACCACCACGAGGTGCACGTGGTCGCAGTGCTGCGCGAGCACGTCGAGCAGGCCGCCCGGCGCAGAGAGCGCCGGGGTGTCTGCCGGTCCGTCGACGACCACGACGATATCCGTGGAGCGCCGCCCGGCGTCGACGCCGGCCGCGACGTTGTGGGCGAACCGCGGCCCGGGTCCGTCCTCGGGGCCGTCGTGCGACGGGAAGGTCACGGTCGTGCGGATCGCGTAGCCGGGGTCGTCGAGGGACAGCACCGGAGAGCGCGTGGTCGTCGAGTACCGGACCCGGACGCCGTCGGGGACGACGGCGGTCAGCGCGACGCCCACGAGCAGCGGCGCGTACATGAGCTCTTCGACACCGAGGACGAGGACCTCTGCGCCGGTGAGGTCGCCTGCGAGCTCGTCGGCGAGCGTGGCGGCGTGCCGCCGCAGCACGGTCTCGTCGTCCGGGGAGAACCCGTGCCGTCCGCCCTCGCGGACGCCGGCCTCCCAGGCCGCGCGGCGGGTGACGGTCGCGCGTGCCGTGGCCGCCTCGTCCACGTCGGTGTCACGGGTGCCAGCGCTCACCTGCTGCGCGCTCTGCTCGGCCACCACCTGGGGCGCCCGGTCGAGGACGTCGTCGGGCAGGGAGATCGTGCCGCTCGTGAGGGCGACGACGTCGACGCGTGCCCCGAGCTCGCGTCCCAGCGCGGCGAAGCGCTCCTGGTCGTCCGCAGAGCGCAGGTCGACGAGCGCGGCGACGACGTACCGGTCGCGCGGCCTGTCGGCGTGCAGCGCGCGCACGGTGTTGAGAGCGGTCTTGCCGGTCGAGATCTCGTCGTCGACGAGGACGACGGTCCCGGCGTCGGCGAGGAACCTCGGGTCGTGCGGGAGGAGCAGGTGCTCGGTCGCGTGCGAGTGCTCCTCGGCGAAACCGGCCGCCGGCACGACGCCGGCGACGGGGCGCCGCGTCGAGTGCAGCGACGGGACACCCAGGGCAGCACCGACGCAGTGCCCGAGAGCGGTCGCGGTCTCCGCGTACCCGACGACGACCGTCGTGCCGGCGGAGCCCGGCGCCGCAGCACCTCGCTCCGACCCGACCTCGGCGATCTCGGTCACCGCGTCGTGCAGGCCGTCGACCACGAGCAGCAGGTGCTCTGCAGCGCCCGGGCCGCCGGCGAGCGCCGCGGTCAGCGCGTCGCCGACCTGGGCCGTCCGTGCGGCGTCGGCGACGGTCGTCGCCCCGCCGAGCGCGTCGGCCACGAGCAGGCCGAGCAGCGTGCCGGCGGCCTGCACCACGCGCGGGTCGGTCGGCACGTGCTTGCCGAGCACCGTGGACACCAGCAGGTGAGCGCGGCGCGGGTTGCGGCGCAGCGCGAGCCCGACGAGCGCGGGGAGCGGGAGGTCGACGACGGACCGGTCGGTGGTGAGCCCGACCCCGAGGCGCGCGGAGACCCAGTCTCCGGTCCAGCCGGTCACAGCTGGTCGCTCGCGGAGATCACGTCGATGTAGCTGACGTCCTCGTTGATGACGCCGAACATGGTGGCGCGGCGCAGCAGCTGCTCGGCCCAGGCACGGTGCGGCTTGGACTCGTTCATCTTGTTCTTGTACTGCGAGGCCTTGACCCCGCCGGTGGTCGCGGCGAGGATCTCGCAGGCGTCGGAGTACTCCTCGTGCGAGACCACGGAGAGCGCGTGCACGGCGGCGACGTGCGAGGGGTGGATGACGGTCTTGCCGGTGAGCCCGTTGGCCTGGTCGAGGACCACCTCGCGGATGAGGCCGTCGAGGTCAGCGTCGATCATCTTGGCGCGCAGCGGCTTCTCGTCGTGCTCCTTGAAGGGGCTCTCGCGCAGCTGCGGCTTGAAGATGCGCTCCTGGTACGAGAAGTACTCCCACACCGGCCCGGTGATGACGAAGCCCTGGTCTCCGGCGCGGCCGAGCACGTTGACGATGTCGGAGATCACGTTGGCGACCACGTGCACGTGGTAGATCGTCAGCTCGCGGTTGCGGCGCAGCCCGTAGGCGGACGACAGGTCGGTGGCCCCGGTGCGGACCGCGAGGATGGTGCTGCGGTGCTTGACGAGGAGCTGGCGGACGCCCTCGAGCTCGTCGCGGCGGGTCTCGGTGTAGGCGAGCTCGGGCGACTCGAGCACGGGCATGGCGTAGAGGCGCCGGCCGGTGCGCTCGCTGGCCGCCTCGATCTCCTCGAGGAACTCGACGCCCGTGGACCCGAGGAA
This genomic interval carries:
- a CDS encoding mechanosensitive ion channel family protein, with translation MPTEEASNIVVTLAVAAAAVVVAYVLGTIVSIVVRRAGRRNEFVRDVSHRMRRPLRAVLIVLALLVALRVTTSDADGWTAGAEHLLLIVGIGVGAWFVGALAFVVEDSVLKQFRTDVVDNRHARRVRTQIVVVRRVTVALVVICAIAAMLFTFPAARTAGTSLLASAGLISIVAGLAAQTALANVFAGMQIAFTDAIRVDDVVVLEGEWGRIEEITMTYVVVHLWDDRRLIMPCTYFTNTPFQNWTRRAAELLGTVEIDLDWDVPVPAMRAELKRLLEASPLWDKRVGILQVTDATNGYVRMRALASAADAGTLFDLRCYVREGLVDWLQRAAPQGMPHTRLSTSDGKVRAALEAAPGDAPAHDLAKSPVRSGVLDSLFDEERYGNERDKPSVTAEPDLPRRIAARSTRPGVRMHLSEPARGFHTAPAVPSSEDETTLLGKVGADGTPVDVVVEPSEDATMAWGTSEGLFTGSEAAVERSKAFSGPGQEVIDERERTALLDAVDDEGTDGTTEGDSDDDEAPAERERRFAGHPSAGSAAAEQAVPEEDGATAEAEAAAEPAAAVSAEPAAPGGDASVESDRVLGATDVRASGGDGASHDDQVGRDDRNAGGEETTVVGSEGPGAPEPSERSGATRVQPPLPVPPPPADVPSAAPRRALVEDESAAPVPGAQAPEEPPSVTRTGVLRRTPRAGAHTEAPEPEQTARLPRVTEDLPPGATEETTRIPRVDDDGEPRTS
- a CDS encoding HpcH/HpaI aldolase/citrate lyase family protein, encoding MRHFEYLSEAEIQRLFHRAPQPFTVDTDPGMLAVGLGATLYSPGTRPNLAADIAKRAAYGVVSLVVCLEDSIADEEVPFAEQNTVAQLRTYAETGASGPLIFVRVRSAYQIRLVVDGLGEHLSVLAGFVIPKFLGSTGVEFLEEIEAASERTGRRLYAMPVLESPELAYTETRRDELEGVRQLLVKHRSTILAVRTGATDLSSAYGLRRNRELTIYHVHVVANVISDIVNVLGRAGDQGFVITGPVWEYFSYQERIFKPQLRESPFKEHDEKPLRAKMIDADLDGLIREVVLDQANGLTGKTVIHPSHVAAVHALSVVSHEEYSDACEILAATTGGVKASQYKNKMNESKPHRAWAEQLLRRATMFGVINEDVSYIDVISASDQL
- a CDS encoding MFS transporter gives rise to the protein MSRYFGGRRARSQGQGWVRPIVWPVLVPTTLIFGAEGAAMVVLGLSAIAGGASLALAALVVATVGIGQLAGSIPAGQLTTRYGERRVLVVASLASTVTWAGAALVSSPAALAAVGFVGGVASAAFAVARQSYTIDVVPHAYRARAMSLLGGSGRVGLVLGPLAGAGLQVWFGLAGGFVVASAAAALAALTLLVVREPGDRGVAGAAGSSPAATASLPATSRDRAAAQDAVASDPRRTTRPATLRELVRAHASVLATVGIGVVVINLARSLRPVLVPLALSEAGADAHTTSLVVAAAAAAELMLFYPAGVVMDRYGRRVVAVSCSGVMGVGLILMGALGALEGLAGIVAGAVLLGIGSGIGSGVVKTLGADAAPVRDRATFLGVWNVLGETGGAAGPLALSALTAVASLAGAGVVLGVVALAGAVGLTRWLSPGRAGPWARPGAAAGA
- a CDS encoding phosphoribosyltransferase family protein, which codes for MTGWTGDWVSARLGVGLTTDRSVVDLPLPALVGLALRRNPRRAHLLVSTVLGKHVPTDPRVVQAAGTLLGLLVADALGGATTVADAARTAQVGDALTAALAGGPGAAEHLLLVVDGLHDAVTEIAEVGSERGAAAPGSAGTTVVVGYAETATALGHCVGAALGVPSLHSTRRPVAGVVPAAGFAEEHSHATEHLLLPHDPRFLADAGTVVLVDDEISTGKTALNTVRALHADRPRDRYVVAALVDLRSADDQERFAALGRELGARVDVVALTSGTISLPDDVLDRAPQVVAEQSAQQVSAGTRDTDVDEAATARATVTRRAAWEAGVREGGRHGFSPDDETVLRRHAATLADELAGDLTGAEVLVLGVEELMYAPLLVGVALTAVVPDGVRVRYSTTTRSPVLSLDDPGYAIRTTVTFPSHDGPEDGPGPRFAHNVAAGVDAGRRSTDIVVVVDGPADTPALSAPGGLLDVLAQHCDHVHLVVVPSGTQQPGTEQARTEQARTEQTGSEPATTQPETSTLHATSTEEPTP
- a CDS encoding cysteine protease StiP family protein → MTAPTPPAPLHGPAFGSYDSHEVAWLLSDLSGVELEAPTEEREEAIQSGGAHYAESLPVEYQPTPEYTALFHDALRASSRRLAHAVGVVTELVLAERGDKAVLVSLARAGTPIGVLMRRWASYAHGLVLPHYAVSIVRGRGIDQLALAYLAQHHRPGDVMFVDGWTGKGAISRELAAAVEEANTALGLVEGFSADLAVLADPGHCAELFGTRDDYLIPSACLNSTVSGLVSRTVLNDALITPGMYHGAKFYSELADVDVSGEFLDRVSMQFSEVADDVATTVAERRAQPAPELTWAGWKAVEAISAEHGLGDVNLVKPGVGETTRVLLRRVPWKILVRADARHELGHVLLLAEQRGVEVVEVQDLPYSCVGLIHPKFTRGATGADGTAAQ
- a CDS encoding HAD family hydrolase, which gives rise to MRAPQDKGATRNLGDAENLPVAVDRPVVSTGLRRPVLAASDLDRTLIYSGKAAKLGLPPGTRLRDSALYEDLVCVEMYDHKPLSHVTRTALASITRLAELGVLVPATTRTRAQYRRISLPGPPVPYAITANGGFLLVDGETDDDWTRQVERELAASSHPFAEVQQYMADTFRPEFTSKLRNAEELFCYAVVDRDALPEGFVAEVSAWAEAHGWRASLQGRKLYVVPVGLRKGAAVAEVARRVGAETVLAAGDSLLDAEMLESATRAVRPAHGELHEVGWQTEGLVVTATAGATGGQEVAQWLLDETLAVLDGAVEAPDGAGAAPGGAAEARHL
- a CDS encoding DUF4166 domain-containing protein, translated to MTTSVFAQALGSDVERLHPQMRRRFGLTPDGENACVGRGVMDEVWRGPLATVPFLWFGAWRNILVPRTGRGVPFTIENYCYVDGLGRDTTTFVRTFEFPRGRRSRFDATMVYDAQAGRVLDYLGTHQHLAVDLDLTVDERGGLLLRSGAQRFYEGPVGFSFPMVASGTAELHEHFDDATGRFHVDLTVSNPLVGPIFGYRGSFTCDFTTLPATSVPASAKPLREERRG